From the Kribbella sp. CA-293567 genome, the window GGCTCCGGTGTGTTCTTGCATCGAGCCCATTCTGCATCGTCGGCCGCTTTCGTTGCCGATGCGAGCCGATTCACAGCAGATTGCCAGCTTGTCCACAGGTGTTTCCGGCGTCAGGTGGGTACACATGACAGAACAAAGCATCTTCTTCGTCCGGAAGGCGGTTGGAGCCGTGCGCGTTCTCGTCCTGGGTGGTGACGGTTACCTGGGGTGGCCGACAGCACTGCATCTGTCCGACAGCGGACACCAGACAGCGGTGCTCGACAACTTCGCCCGCCGCGGTTACGACCGCGAACTGGGGGTCGACAGTCTGGTGCCGATCGAGGATCTCCGGACCAGGGTCGCCGCCTGGCAGGAGGTGTCCGGGCAGCAGCTCACGACGTACGAGGGTGACCTGTGCGACGCCGACTTCGTCTATCGGGTGCTCGAGGAGTTCCGGCCCGAGGCGATCGTGCACTTCGCCGAGCAGCGGGCCGCGCCGTACTCGATGATCGACCGGGCGCACGCGGTCTACACGCAGCAGAACAACGTGATCGGCACGCTCAACCTGATGTACGCCATCGCCGAGCTCGATCCGGACATCCACCTGGTCAAGCTGGGCACGATGGGTGAGTACGGCACGCCCAACATCGACATCGAGGAGGGCTGGCTGGAGATCGAGCACAACGGCCGCAAGGACCGGATGCTCTATCCGAAGAAGCCGGGCTCGTTCTACCACCTGAGCAAGGTGCACGACTCGCACAACCTCGAGTTCGGCTGCCGGGTCTGGGGGCTGCGCGTCACCGACCTGAATCAGGGCGTCGTCTACGGCCAGCAGACGCCGCAGACGATCCGGGATCCGCGGTTGGCGACCCGCTTCGACTACGACGCGGTCTTCGGCACCGTGCTCAACCGCTTCGTCATCCAGGCCGTGCTCGGTGAGCCACTGACCGTCTACGGGACCGGGGGGCAGACCCGCGGTCTGCTGGACATCCGCGACACGATCGAGTGCGTCCGGCTCGCGGTCGAGAACCCGGCCGACGTCGGCGAGTTCCGCGTCTTCAACCAGATGACGGAGAGCTACTCGGTCAGCGAGATCGCCGAGAAGGTCGCCGAGTGCTTCCCTGGCCCGGTCCAGGTCGAGCACCTGGAGAACCCGCGGGTCGAGCAGCCCGAGCACTACTACAACGTCAAGCACACCGGCCTGGTCGGCCTCGGCCTGCAGCCGCACCTGCTCTCGGAGACGCTGATCGAGTCGATGTTCCCGATCGTCGCCGAGTACAAGGACCGGGTGAACCTGGACGCTCTGCTGCCGACCGTCCGCTGGCGGGGCGGTCTCAAGGCCAGGGGCGTCAGCGGGGCCTGATCTCCGGTACTGCGGCGCGGAGCCGGTCACGCCGGCCCTGGTCGGCCTGACCGGCCGGCCAGCACGATCCGCCCACCGGGTCGTGCTACCCGGCGGGCTTCGAGGATCGCCGCCGGGTCAGTCCATCGACACCTTGTCGAAGACGGTGGTGGTGTAGCGGACGTCGACGCCGACCTCGTCGCCGACAGCGGGCGGTGCCACCGCGGACGGCAGGAAGAGCATGCTTGCCTGCATGTGCGGCGGCTCGGCGAACCAGCGCTGTTTGCCCTCTATCGTGAACGGCGAGAGCGCCATCCCGGCGGCGTCCAGGCTGCCCTTGGCCATCGCGATCGCCCGCTGGCGGACGGTGGCCGCGGCGGTCGGGGCCTCCAGGCCGACGCCGTGCGCCGTACCGCCCGAGACCACCAGGATGTGACCGTCGCCGGCCACCCGGCGCTGCCGGTAGCCGACCCGCTCACCGCGACGGACCGAGTGCACGTCGAGAACCGTCGCGCGGACGCTGAACGCGCCGCGGTCACCGAGCCACAGGCCGGTGCCCATCCGGAGCTTCACGTTCTCGCCGACGTCGGCGAGCTTCTGGGCCGGAACGTGCGACACCCACAGCGGTCCGTTGCGGACCGCCCGGGCCGCGCGGCCGAGCTCCTGAGCCTCCCGGATGTTCGCGGACGTGCCGCCCGCGCCCATCGGGAAGTGCAGCGACCAGCCTTCGAACTTGATCCGGTCCAGCGCGTTCAGCAGCATCGTGTGCCGCAGTTCGCGGGCGCCGATTCCGTGCCGCCGCATCGACGTCTGGACCTCGATCAGGACCCGGCTGCCGGCCGGGATCGAGACCAGGTCGGCGAGCCGGCTGACCGTGTGGATGACGTTCTTGCCCTGCGGAATCTCCAGGAACGGGCGCCACGGCGAGAGCACCACGACGTCGTCCTTGAAGTCCGGCGGGACCTCGGTGTAGGTGCCGACCGCGACGGTCCGGGCGCCGAGCGCGCGGGACTCGGCCAGCAGCCGGGTGTTGCCCACGCCGTACCCGTTGCCCTTGGCCACCGGGACGATGTCGGGGTTCCACGTGGAACGTAGATGGTCGCGCCACCGATCGGAATCGATGTGCAGGATCAGGGGCATGTTGTCATCGCCGTCTCATGTAGAGGTCGAATGCGGTGTAGAGCGCCTTGTTCAACGGCAGATCCCACTCACCGACGTACTCGACGGCCTCGCCGCCGGTGCCGACCTTGAACTGGATCAACCCGACGTGCGGGTCGTTCGCGTCCAGGGTGTCGGTGATGCCCCGTAGGTCGTACACGGACGCACCCTCGGCGAGGGCGTCCGACATCATCCGCCATTGGATCGCGTTCGATCCACGGACGTCTCGCTTGGCGGTCGAGCTGGCACCGTAGGAGTACCAGGAGTGACCGCCGACCCGGACCCAGATCGTCGAAGCGACCAGATCGCCCTCGTGATGGGCGTTGTAGACCCGGAAGTCACAGCAGTCGGCCGGCTGGTCGGCCATCGCCTCGTACATCTTGACGAAGTACGGCAGCGGCCGCGGGGTGAAGTGATCCCGCTCGGCGGTCTCGAGGTAGAGGCCGTGGAAGGCCTTCAGGTCCTCGATCGTGCCCTGGGTGACCTCGACGCCCAGCTTGGCCGACTTCTTGATGTTGCGGCGCCACTGCTGGTTCATCCCGGTCAGCAGGTCCTCCGGCGTCTTGCCGGCCAGCGGCACCTGGAACACGAACTGCGGCTGTCCCGCTGCGAAGCCCTCGCCGGTCTTCGGCGCCTTCCAGCCCAGCGCGCGCAGTTGCGCGGACACGGTCGCGCCGGACGGCTCGATCACGTCCGGGCGGACATCGCCGAGCTTGGGCTGCTGCCCGCCGGCGATCGCGTCCTTGATCGTCTTCGCGCTCCAGCGCCGGGTCGGCACGGGCGGTCCCATCCGCAGCCCGAACGCGCCCTGCTCGGCAGTGTGCGCGGCCAGCGGGCGCAGGTAGCGGCCGAGGTCGATCGCGTCCCAGTCGATCACCGGGCCCTCGGGCAGGTAGGCGAGGTAGCGCTTGACCTTCGGCATCTGCCGGTAGAGCACCAGAGCGACGCCGACCAGATCGTTCGGAGCCGCCGGATCGAACCAGCCCAGCGACTCGGCCTTCCACTCGCTCTTCACCGCCGCCCACCCTGGGGTCTGCAGGAAGCTCGCCGAGGGCTGCGCCGCGAGATAGGCAGCGTGCTGCTCGGCGGAGATGGTCCGGATGCTCAAGTCACTCACGGTCGGTCAGGTTACCGGCCCGCGGCGCCAGACCGTAGCCGAGCCGGAAACCTGACCGGATGCTGCCTCGCCCGGCTACTGGAGCAGCAGGTCGAGCGAGAGCTCCCAGAGGCGAGTGGCGGCCTCCGGGTCGAGTGCGTGCTGGGCAACTCCGGACACTCCCGGTACGAGGGTCTGCTCGGCCTCGTTGCAGTCTTCGAAGTACCGGCCGGAGACGCCGTCGACCAACGGGGAGCCGGCCAGCAGGACCGAGGTCGCGGCCCCCTGCTCGGTCGACTTCCAGTTGGCGAGCCAGAGTTAACCGGAGGAACCTCCGGTATCCTCAGTTGATCGGAAGATCCTCCGTTTCACAACCCGCCGGTGGGGTCGGCTAGGTTCGTGGTCCACGTCCGCTGCGGCAAAGGAGGCCGGATGGGTACGCCGAACGAGCGGCCGCTGCGCGCGGATGCCCAGCGCAATCGTGACCTGCTGCTCGCGACCGCGGCCAAGGCCTTCACCGAGTGCGGCCCGGACTCGACGCTGGAGAGCATCGCCAAGAACGCCGGCGTCGGGATCGGCACGCTCTACCGGCACTTCCCGACCCGTGAGGCCCTGGTCGAAGCGGTCTACCGTAACGAGCTGGCGACCGTGTGCGCCGCGGCGCCCGAGTTGCTGGCCGCGATGCCGCCGGTGCAGGCGACCCGCGCCTGGATGGATCGCTTCGTCGACTTCATGACCCGCAAGATCGGGATGGCCGACGCGCTCCGGGCGTTGATCGCCGCCGGCGCCGACCCCTACGCCCACAGCTTCGAGTTGCTGGTCGGCGCGATCCAGCCGTTGCTGGAGGCCGCCGCAGCGGCTGATGAGATCCGCTCCGACATCGCCGCCGAAGACGTGCTGATGAGCCTGAGCGGTGTGGTGCTGGCAGCCGGCTCCGACCGCGAGCAGACCGGGCGCCTGCTCGATCTGCTGCTGGACGGTCTGCGCTACCGCGCCTGAAGGGTTGGCCATGCAGAAGGTCGCGTTGGTGACGGGCTCGACGTCCGGGATCGGTGAGGCGACGGTACGGCGGTTCGCTGCTGACGGTTTCCAGGTGGTGGTGCACTCTCGGACCAGCCGGGACGCGGGAGCTGCGCTTGCCGCTGAGCTAGGTGTGATGTCCAGGAAGGTTGTCCCGTGTTGCGGCGGTGAGTCGGTGTGACAGGTGAAGGCCTCCGGTTGTGAAGTGGAGCTGTCTAGTTCACCGCTTCACCACACCGGAGGCCTTCGTGTCCCACGTTAACGCGACTTTGACCCCCCGCACCCGGCTACGGCTCGCGCGTCTGATCGTCGATCAAGGCTGGAGCTGTGCCGCGGCGGCGAAAATGTTCATGGTCGCAGCCAAAACGGCGCGCAAATGGGCCCAGCGGTACCGCGCCGAAGGACCTGCAGGGATGGCTGACCGCAGCTCCCGCCCGCGCCGCAGCCCCTTCAAGACCCCGCCACACCTGGTACGCCGGATCGTGCGGTTGCGGTGGCGCCACCGGCTCGGCCCGGTACAAATCGCCGGCCGCCTCGGCCTGCCCGCCTCCACCGTCCATGCAGTACTGGTGCGCTGCCGAATCAACCGGCTGTCCCGGATCGACCGGGTCACCGGCGAACCCCTGCGCCGCTACGAACACGACTATCCCGGATCGCTGATCCATGTCGATGTCACCAAATTCGCCAACATTCCCGACGGCGGCGGCTGGCGCTACCTGGGCAAACAACAAGGCGACAAAAACCGTGCCGGCACCGCGCTACGGACCGGACGCACCGCCAAAGGCCACCCCAACATCGGTACCGCGTTCGTGCACACCGTCATCGACGACCACTCCCGCCTCGCCTACGCCGAAATCCACACCAACGAGAAAGCCAGCACCGCCACCGCAGTACTCCAACGCGCCGTCGCCTGGTTCACCCACCACGGCGTCACCGTCGAACGCGTCCTGTCCGACAACGGATCCTGCTACCGCTCCCACGCCTGGCACGACACCTGCACAGCACTCGCCATCACCCCGAAACGCACCCGGCCCTACCGGCCACAAACCAACGGCAAAATCGAACGCTTCCACCGCACCCTGGCCGACGGCTGGGCCTACGCCCGGCTCTACAACTCAACCAACCAACGCAACACAGCCCTACCCGGCTGGCTCCACTTCTACAATCACCACCGAGCCCACTCCGCCATCGGAGGCAAACCACCAATCAGCCGACTGACCAACCTCCCTGGACATCACAGCTAGGCGGGATCTACTTGCAGGCTGACCTGTCGCAGGAAGATCAGGCAGCGACGCTGGTCCCGGCTGTGCTGGCGGCCCACGGGCGCCTCGACGTACTGGTGAACAACGCGGGGATCAGCTGGCCGGTGCCGCATGCGGAGCTCGACGGGTTGTCGGCCCCTGACTGGCGCCGGCTGCTCGAGGTCAACCTGATCGCTCCGTGGCTGCTGTGCACGGCGGCGTTGCCCGCGCTCCGCGAGTCGCGGGGTGCCATCGTGAACGTGACCAGCCATGCCGGCGTACGGCCGAAGGGCAGTTCGATCGCGTACGCCGCCAGCAAGGCGGCGCTGAACCACGTCACCAAGCTGCTCGCCGCGGCGCTCGGGCCCGGCGTACGGGTGAATGCGGTGGCGCCCGGGCTGGTGGACACTCCGCTGACGGCCGACTGGACCGAGGCGCAGGAGCTGTGGAAAACCATCAGCCCGATGGGGCGGGCGGCTCGGCCGTCGGAGGTCGCCGACCTGATCGCCACGCTGGCCGTGCACGAGTATCTGACCGGTGAAGTGATCCTGCTCGACGGTGGGCTCAACCTGCGCTGATGACCGGGTGAGCTGGGGGTCGGCGAGTCTGTCGGTGGCGGCTCCTACGATCGGCTGATGTCGTCCGGTGTCGCTCTGAGTCAGGATTTCCGCCGGCTCTGGGCCGCCTATGCGATCAGCGCATTCGGGAGTGGCATCGGGTACGGCGCGCTGCCACTTGTCGCTCTGCTGGTGCTGGACGTGAGCACCTTCCAGGTATCGCTGCTGGCCGCGTTGTCGGCAGTGGTCGGTGCCGTGCTGGCGTTGCCGATGGGCGACTTCATCGAGCAGCGCCGCAAGCGACCGGTGATGGTCGCGGCGGACGTCGTGCGGTTCCTCGCACTGCTGAGTGTGCCGGTCGCGGCAGTGCTCGATCTGCTGACTTATCCACAGCTGTGCATAGTCGGGGTGATCCAGGCCGCCGCGCTGATCGCTTTCACCGCCGCGAGCGGCGCTCATCTCAAGGCGCTCGTTCCGGTCGCCGGGCGAGCCGAGGCGAACAGCCGGTTCGAGTCGACGGCCTGGACGGCGATGAGCGTCGGGCCGCCGATCGGTGGCGGGCTGGTCAGCCTGGTCGGCGCTCCCTTGACCCTGGTCCTAGACGCGGTGTCGTACCTGCTGTCCGCGGTCGGTGTCCGCCGCATCCGCGAGCCGGAGGCAGCGCCGGAACCCCGTCAGGGCAAGCGGGACGTGACGGCGGGCTGGCGCTACATCTGGCGCCACCAAGGGCTGCGTGCGCTGTTCTGGAACTCTCAGCTGTTCGGCGGCCCGGTGATGATGGTGTCGCCGCTGCTGCCCGTGCTGATGCTGCGCGAACTCGACATGGACCCCTGGCAATACGGCCTGGTGGCAGGCGTGCCGTGCCTGGGCGGCGTACTCGGCGCCTGGTTCGCGCCGCGTCTAACCCTGCGACTCGGGCTGCATCGAATGCTGCTGCTCTTCGGCGTACTGCGGACCCCGTGGCTGCTGTTGCTGCCCCTGGCAACCCCCGGTCTGGACGGCTTCGTGCTGCTGATCGTCGCCGAGACCTGCCTGCTGGTCGCCGCGGGAGCCTTCAACCCGTCCTTCGCGACGTACCGGATGAACGTGACCGATGACGGCTTCATGGCCAGGGTGATCACCTCGTGGTCGATCACCTCGCGCTCGGTCCAGCCCGCCTTCATGGCCGCGGGCGGCGTACTGGCGGCACTGACCAGCATCCGCACGGCGATGGTGATCGCCGGCGGTCTGTGCCTGGTGAGCGCCTTCGTGCTGCCGTGGAAGTCGGCTAGATGTGATGTCCAGGAAGGTTGTCCCGTGTTGCGGCGGTGAGTCGGTGTGACAGGTGAAGGCCTCCGGTTGTGAAGTGGAGCTGTCTAGTTCACCGCTTCACCACACCGGAGGCCTTCGTGTCCCACGTTAACGCGACTTTGACCCCCCGCACCCGGCTACGGCTCGCGCGTCTGATCGTCGATCAAGGCTGGAGCTGTGCCGCGGCGGCGAAAATGTTCATGGTCGCAGCCAAAACGGCGCGCAAATGGGCCCAGCGGTACCGCGCCGAAGGACCTGCAGGGATGGCTGACCGCAGCTCCCGCCCGCGCCGCAGCCCCTTCAAGACCCCGCCACACCTGGTACGCCGGATCGTGCGGTTGCGGTGGCGCCACCGGCTCGGCCCGGTACAAATCGCCGGCCGCCTCGGCCTGCCCGCCTCCACCGTCCATGCAGTACTGGTGCGCTGCCGAATCAACCGGCTGTCCCGGATCGACCGGGTCACCGGCGAACCCCTGCGCCGCTACGAACACGACTATCCCGGATCGCTGATCCATGTCGATGTCACCAAATTCGCCAACATTCCCGACGGCGGCGGCTGGCGCTACCTGGGCAAACAACAAGGCGACAAAAACCGTGCCGGCACCGCGCTACGGACCGGACGCACCGCCAAAGGCCACCCCAACATCGGTACCGCGTTCGTGCACACCGTCATCGACGACCACTCCCGCCTCGCCTACGCCGAAATCCACACCAACGAGAAAGCCAGCACCGCCACCGCAGTACTCCAACGCGCCGTCGCCTGGTTCACCCACCACGGCGTCACCGTCGAACGCGTCCTGTCCGACAACGGATCCTGCTACCGCTCCCACGCCTGGCACGACACCTGCACAGCACTCGCCATCACCCCGAAACGCACCCGGCCCTACCGGCCACAAACCAACGGCAAAATCGAACGCTTCCACCGCACCCTGGCCGACGGCTGGGCCTACGCCCGGCTCTACAACTCAACCAACCAACGCAACACAGCCCTACCCGGCTGGCTCCACTTCTACAATCACCACCGAGCCCACTCCGCCATCGGAGGCAAACCACCAATCAGCCGACTGACCAACCTCCCTGGACATCACAGCTAGACCAGTCCCATTGCCTGAGCCAGTCTGACCACCTCGCCCATCACGCCGTCGTTGTCGTCCATCCCGTCGAGGTACTCGATCGCCGCGTCCGGCGGCAGCACCAGCACCTCGGTGACCTGTTCACCGTCCTCCGGGTTGGTCGGCTTGCCGTCCACCACGACGTCGACGACGTAGTTCGCCCAGTACGAGACCGGATGCGGCAGATGCGGCCGGTACGGCGTGGGGCGCCGGTGATCGGCGCGGTGCGCGCCGAGCCAGGTCAGCGGACCGGCGATCCGGGCACCGGCCTCCTCCAGCACCTCGCGCTCGACCAGTCGCTCGATCGTCTCGCCCGGCTCCCTGGTCCCGCCGGGTAGGAAGCGCCAGCCCAGGTCGTTCTGGCAGACGACGATGCCGCCCTCGGTCCGGGCCACGACGTGCGCGTTGCTGATCAGCTCGTCCGGCGGCTGCTCGGTCCCGAACTGGACGTCCAGCTCGCCCCAGGGCCAGTGGGCGGGTGCGTACAGGTCGGGAAGCTGCTCGGCCCAGGTCTGCATCGGCTCATCTTGGTCCACCACCGGTCCACCGCTGTGCACCGGCGGCTTGGCGGTCTGCGATAGCGTCCGGCGCATGGCTGCTGCCGAACCGAGTCCCGAGCGCGCCGAGCGCATCACCACCCGCATTCTCTGGGGTTGTGCCGTGCTGACCGTGTTCGTGGGCGGCTTCCTCGTCGCCGATGTCGTCAAGTCGACCGCCGACTATCGGCCGCTCGCCTGGCTGGGAGTCGCCTTGGCGGCACTCGCCATGATCGCGCTGACCGCTCTGTACGTCGCCTGCGCGCTGGGCCGGGTCACCCTTGGCAAGAAAGTAGGGCCGACGAGCCTCTTCAAGCTGTCGGCCATCTGCCTGGTCGTCGCCGTCGGGGCCGACATCCTGATCCCCGGCCGGGACACCGGCGGGCTGGCGCTGCTGCTGCCGTGGGGCATCACGTACTGGCTCCACAACCTGAACCCGCCCACCGGCCGGGTCACCACCTCGGCCGAGTGACTGCCTGAGCGCTCGACCGGAGCGACTACTTCAGGTGTGACCGGAGGAAGTCGATGTCGGCCTTCTGGCCGTGATCGCCGTTGGGGGTCTCGACGACGACGGGAGCGTCGGCGGCCTTGACCACGGCGACGATCTCGGCCGGGTCGATCTCACCCTCCTCGAAGTTGCTGTGCCGGTCCGCGCCGGAGCCGAACGCGTCCCGGGAGCCGTTGGCGTGCACGAGGTCGATGCGGCCGGTGATCGCGACCACCTTCTCCACCACGGTCGGCAGGTCCTCGCCGGCGGCGTGGAAGTGGCAGGTGTCCAGGCAGAAGCCGACCCGGTCGACGTGCTCGTTGCCGGAGCTCTGCACCGCGTCCCACAGCCGGGCGATCCGCTCCAGCTTGCGAGCCATCGCGTTCTCACCGCCGGCCGTGTTCTCGATCAGCAGCGGGACCGGCAGCTCGGCGCGCTCGATGCACTTGCGCCAGTTGTCGAACCCGGCCTCCGGGTCGTCGTCCTCGCCGACGTGACCGCCGTGCACGATGACGCCCTTGGCGCCGATCTCGGCCGCCTTGTCGAGGGTCTGTTGCAGCAGCTTGCGGCTGGGGATCCGGATCCGGTTGTTCAGGGTCGCCACGTTCAGCCGGTACGGCGCGTGCACGTAGAGGTCGATGCCCTCCGCCTCCGCCCGGACCTTCAGCGCCTCGGCGCCGTCGGCGTACGCCACCTTCGGTGCTTTGTAGTCCTGCGGGTCGCCGAGGAAGAACTGGACCAGGTCGGCCCCCCGGTCGGCGGCCTCGGCCAGCGGGTCGTTCTGCTCGACGTGCGCACCCAGTCTCAAGCTCATGCCGTCACCCTATGGCCGCCCACCGACAGTCCCGCAACCCCTCGCCAGCCCGCGGAGGCACGATCCGGCGTACGACGATGTCGGCGGGCGTCCGTAGCCTTCGGGCATGCCAACAGTCGAGAACTTCCGCGCCCTGTCGCCCGGGCCCGTTTCGGTCGGCAAGGACAACTGGAGCCTGACCGTGCACGACCTCGGCGTACTGCGTGTGCCGAGCGGCCGCCTGGAGGCCAGCGACCCGTTCGTGAACCTCGGCGAAGGGATCGTCGTCGACATCCCGCCGGGTGACTATCCGGTCCGCGTGACGGTTGCCGACGTGTCGGACGAACAGGACGGCAGTCACCTGCGCGAGGCGTACCTGAGCGTCGTACTGGCCGAGGGGGAGGTGACAACCGTGACCGCGGCGGCGAGGGCCGGGGAGGTGCCGGAGGACGGCAAGTACTTCTCGGTTCCGGTGGACGCCGGGACGGTCGGTTTCGCCGATGCCGACGCGGTGGCGAGCGCGATGCCGGCGGGAGACTGGTACGAGGACGTCTACGACAACGGCAGGGACGACAGTTGGTTCGCGCTGATCGACTCCAAGGAGCACTTGATCAAGGGTTGCGCGAACGTGGTGATGCCCGCCGCCACCGCCGGCGAGAACGTCGTACTGGCTCACTCGGGCTGGGGCGACGGGTACTACCCCGTGCTGAGCACGTCGGATTCCGACGGGCGCCTGCTGGCCGTCCACATCGACCTGCTCGTGGTGGCTGAGTTCGAGGACCAGGAGGACGAGGCCGACGAGGTGGCTGGGGCGTCAGCGACCTGACCCGCCGGAACAGGCCTGTGGACAGTGGTCAATAGCAGGTCCGGGCGCTGGTATTCTGTTGGTGTGGGCCCGGTCCTTCGACCGGGCTTACTGCTTGACCCAGCTCGGCGCCGACGGCGATTGTCGGCGGCGGGCACGCATCGCCCTCCTGCCACGGAAAGACCGTGGCCGCCAAAGTCCGAAGGAGGTGGAGTTCGCGCATGCGTCGTTATGAAGTCATGGTGATTCTCGACCCTGAGCTCGAAGAGCGCACCGTTGAGCCGTCGCTCGACACGTACCTGAACATCGTCCGCAAGGAAGGTGGAACGGTAGAGAAGGTCGACATCTGGGGCCGTCGCAAGCTGGCCTACGACGTCAAGAAGAAGGCCGAAGGCATCTACGCCATCATCGACCTGACCGCCACGCCGGCGGTGGTGAAGGAGCTCGACCGTCAGCTCTCGCTGAACGAGTCGATCCTGCGCACCAAGGTCATCCGTCCGGACCAGAAGTAACCCTGGGGCGTCAGGTGGTCTGGCGTCTTCACACCACCCATCGTCCGTAGTACAGGAGGAGCTGACATGGCCGGCGAGCCACCCATCACTCTCATCGGGAACCTGACCGGGGATCCGGAGCTCCGCTTCACGCCGTCAGGCGCCGCGGTCGCGAACTTCACGATCGCCTGTACTCCGCGCAACCTGGACCGGCAGAGCAACGAATGGAAGGACGGGGAAACCCTCTTCATTCAGTGCGCTGTCTGGCGACAGGTCGCCGAGAACGTCGCCGAGTCGCTGACCCGTGGTTCCCGCATCGTCGTTCATGGCCGGCTGAAGGCACGAAGCTATGACGATCGTGACGGCAACAAGCGCACGGTCTTCGAGTGCGATGTCGAGGAAATCGGCGCCAGCATGAAGTACGCGACCCTGAAGATCACCAAGACGTCCCGCTCTGACGGCGGTGGCGGTGGCGGTGGTGGCTTCGGTGGTGGTGGCGGCAACCAGGGCGGCGGCAACCAAGGGGGCGGCTTCGGCGGCAACCAAGGTGGCGGCGCCCCGC encodes:
- a CDS encoding NAD-dependent epimerase/dehydratase family protein gives rise to the protein MTEQSIFFVRKAVGAVRVLVLGGDGYLGWPTALHLSDSGHQTAVLDNFARRGYDRELGVDSLVPIEDLRTRVAAWQEVSGQQLTTYEGDLCDADFVYRVLEEFRPEAIVHFAEQRAAPYSMIDRAHAVYTQQNNVIGTLNLMYAIAELDPDIHLVKLGTMGEYGTPNIDIEEGWLEIEHNGRKDRMLYPKKPGSFYHLSKVHDSHNLEFGCRVWGLRVTDLNQGVVYGQQTPQTIRDPRLATRFDYDAVFGTVLNRFVIQAVLGEPLTVYGTGGQTRGLLDIRDTIECVRLAVENPADVGEFRVFNQMTESYSVSEIAEKVAECFPGPVQVEHLENPRVEQPEHYYNVKHTGLVGLGLQPHLLSETLIESMFPIVAEYKDRVNLDALLPTVRWRGGLKARGVSGA
- a CDS encoding alanine racemase yields the protein MPLILHIDSDRWRDHLRSTWNPDIVPVAKGNGYGVGNTRLLAESRALGARTVAVGTYTEVPPDFKDDVVVLSPWRPFLEIPQGKNVIHTVSRLADLVSIPAGSRVLIEVQTSMRRHGIGARELRHTMLLNALDRIKFEGWSLHFPMGAGGTSANIREAQELGRAARAVRNGPLWVSHVPAQKLADVGENVKLRMGTGLWLGDRGAFSVRATVLDVHSVRRGERVGYRQRRVAGDGHILVVSGGTAHGVGLEAPTAAATVRQRAIAMAKGSLDAAGMALSPFTIEGKQRWFAEPPHMQASMLFLPSAVAPPAVGDEVGVDVRYTTTVFDKVSMD
- a CDS encoding lipid II:glycine glycyltransferase FemX, translated to MSDLSIRTISAEQHAAYLAAQPSASFLQTPGWAAVKSEWKAESLGWFDPAAPNDLVGVALVLYRQMPKVKRYLAYLPEGPVIDWDAIDLGRYLRPLAAHTAEQGAFGLRMGPPVPTRRWSAKTIKDAIAGGQQPKLGDVRPDVIEPSGATVSAQLRALGWKAPKTGEGFAAGQPQFVFQVPLAGKTPEDLLTGMNQQWRRNIKKSAKLGVEVTQGTIEDLKAFHGLYLETAERDHFTPRPLPYFVKMYEAMADQPADCCDFRVYNAHHEGDLVASTIWVRVGGHSWYSYGASSTAKRDVRGSNAIQWRMMSDALAEGASVYDLRGITDTLDANDPHVGLIQFKVGTGGEAVEYVGEWDLPLNKALYTAFDLYMRRR
- a CDS encoding TetR/AcrR family transcriptional regulator, encoding MGTPNERPLRADAQRNRDLLLATAAKAFTECGPDSTLESIAKNAGVGIGTLYRHFPTREALVEAVYRNELATVCAAAPELLAAMPPVQATRAWMDRFVDFMTRKIGMADALRALIAAGADPYAHSFELLVGAIQPLLEAAAAADEIRSDIAAEDVLMSLSGVVLAAGSDREQTGRLLDLLLDGLRYRA
- a CDS encoding SDR family oxidoreductase, whose translation is MQKVALVTGSTSGIGEATVRRFAADGFQVVVHSRTSRDAGAALAAELGVMSRKVVPCCGGESV
- a CDS encoding IS481 family transposase, with protein sequence MSHVNATLTPRTRLRLARLIVDQGWSCAAAAKMFMVAAKTARKWAQRYRAEGPAGMADRSSRPRRSPFKTPPHLVRRIVRLRWRHRLGPVQIAGRLGLPASTVHAVLVRCRINRLSRIDRVTGEPLRRYEHDYPGSLIHVDVTKFANIPDGGGWRYLGKQQGDKNRAGTALRTGRTAKGHPNIGTAFVHTVIDDHSRLAYAEIHTNEKASTATAVLQRAVAWFTHHGVTVERVLSDNGSCYRSHAWHDTCTALAITPKRTRPYRPQTNGKIERFHRTLADGWAYARLYNSTNQRNTALPGWLHFYNHHRAHSAIGGKPPISRLTNLPGHHS
- a CDS encoding SDR family NAD(P)-dependent oxidoreductase, with protein sequence MQADLSQEDQAATLVPAVLAAHGRLDVLVNNAGISWPVPHAELDGLSAPDWRRLLEVNLIAPWLLCTAALPALRESRGAIVNVTSHAGVRPKGSSIAYAASKAALNHVTKLLAAALGPGVRVNAVAPGLVDTPLTADWTEAQELWKTISPMGRAARPSEVADLIATLAVHEYLTGEVILLDGGLNLR
- a CDS encoding MFS transporter — its product is MSSGVALSQDFRRLWAAYAISAFGSGIGYGALPLVALLVLDVSTFQVSLLAALSAVVGAVLALPMGDFIEQRRKRPVMVAADVVRFLALLSVPVAAVLDLLTYPQLCIVGVIQAAALIAFTAASGAHLKALVPVAGRAEANSRFESTAWTAMSVGPPIGGGLVSLVGAPLTLVLDAVSYLLSAVGVRRIREPEAAPEPRQGKRDVTAGWRYIWRHQGLRALFWNSQLFGGPVMMVSPLLPVLMLRELDMDPWQYGLVAGVPCLGGVLGAWFAPRLTLRLGLHRMLLLFGVLRTPWLLLLPLATPGLDGFVLLIVAETCLLVAAGAFNPSFATYRMNVTDDGFMARVITSWSITSRSVQPAFMAAGGVLAALTSIRTAMVIAGGLCLVSAFVLPWKSARCDVQEGCPVLRR
- a CDS encoding NUDIX hydrolase yields the protein MRRTLSQTAKPPVHSGGPVVDQDEPMQTWAEQLPDLYAPAHWPWGELDVQFGTEQPPDELISNAHVVARTEGGIVVCQNDLGWRFLPGGTREPGETIERLVEREVLEEAGARIAGPLTWLGAHRADHRRPTPYRPHLPHPVSYWANYVVDVVVDGKPTNPEDGEQVTEVLVLPPDAAIEYLDGMDDNDGVMGEVVRLAQAMGLV
- a CDS encoding deoxyribonuclease IV → MSLRLGAHVEQNDPLAEAADRGADLVQFFLGDPQDYKAPKVAYADGAEALKVRAEAEGIDLYVHAPYRLNVATLNNRIRIPSRKLLQQTLDKAAEIGAKGVIVHGGHVGEDDDPEAGFDNWRKCIERAELPVPLLIENTAGGENAMARKLERIARLWDAVQSSGNEHVDRVGFCLDTCHFHAAGEDLPTVVEKVVAITGRIDLVHANGSRDAFGSGADRHSNFEEGEIDPAEIVAVVKAADAPVVVETPNGDHGQKADIDFLRSHLK